The DNA window GGGCCTTGGATACACGACGTGTCTCGAGGCGAGTCAGCGCCCGGCTCGGATCGAAGCGCGGCGCGCGGGAGAAACCCGCATCGATCACCACACGCACGCCCTCGACGGTCAGGCTGGTTTCGGCGATAGCGCTCGCAAGCACGATGCGCCGGCGCCCTTGCGGATCCGGCGCGATCGCCGCTCGCTGGCGTTCGAGCGGGAGTTCACCGTGCAAAGGCAGCACTCGGGGGGCACCAGGGCCGGGCCAGCGCCCCTCGAGCCGCGTAGCGAGACGGCGGATTTCGGCCTTGCCGGGCAGGAACACGAGCAGATCACCGGACTGCTCGACCAGCGCGGCGTCGAGGGTTTCGACCAGCCTCGCCTCGAGCCCCCGCCAGTCGTCGAGTCGCAACGGCGTTGCGGCATAGCGCATTGCTACCGGATACAGCCGGCCCTGGCTCGAGAGCCTCGGCGCATCGCCGAGCAGTCCGGCGATGCGCTCCGTATCAAGGGTCGCGGACATCACCAAAAGCTTGAGCGGGTCACCGGGCTCGCGCAGCAGTTCACGCCCGGCAAGACACAGCGCCAGCCCGAGATCCGCATCGAGGTGGCGCTCATGGAATTCATCGAAGATCACCAGCCCAACGTCTTCCAGCGCGGGATCGCGCTGCAATCGGCGCAGCAGCACACCGACGGTGACGACCTCGAGCTGGGTCTTGGGACCGATGCGGCTATCGAGGCGCATGCGATAGCCGACCCGGCCGCCGGGACGCTCGCCGAGCTGCTCAGCGAGGCGCTCAGCCACCGCGCGAGCGGCGAGCCGGCGCGGCTCGAGCAAAAGGATCCGACGCCCGGCGAGCCAGGGGGAGTCGAGCAGCGCCAGCGGCACCCGGGTGGTCTTGCCGGCGCCCGGCATCGCTTCGAGCACCGCCTCGTCGCGCTGGCCCAGGCAGCTTTTCAGCTCGTCGAGCAGCGCATCGACCGGCAGTGGAGAGAGTGGTGAGAGATGAGAAAGAGCCAAGTGCTGCACCATCTACGGACTCAACCGCGGTCGCGATCGAGTTCGGCAAGCCAGGCGAGCTTCTGGCGGATCTTGGCCTCGAGACCGCGATCCACCGGCTCGTAATAGCGGGTACCCTCGAGCTCCGGGGGAAAGTAGACCTCGCCCGCGGCGTAGGCATCCGGTTCATCGTGGGCATAGCGGTACTCACGACCATGACCGAGCGATTTCATCAATTGGGTCGGGGCGTTGCGCAGGTGGACCGGCACCCCGTAGCCAGGGGTGGCGGCGACCTGGGCGCGCGCGGCGTTGTAGGCTTTGTAGGCGGCGTTGCTCTTCGGCGCGCAGGCGATGTAGAGAATCGCCTGCGCGACCGCCAGTTCGCCTTCGGGCGAGCCGAGGCGCTCCTGCACCTGCCAGCCCTCGAGCGCGAGCGTCAGCGCGCGCGGGTCGGCGTTGCCGATTTCCTCACTGGCCATCCGCACCACTCGCCGGGCGATGTAGAGCGGGTCCATTCCCCCTTCCAGCATGCGGCAGAACCAATACAAGGCGGCGTCGGGCGCGCTGCCGCGCACCGACTTGTGCAGCGCCGATATCTGGTCGTAGAACAGATCCCCGCCACGATCGAGCCGGCGCGTGCTCTCACCGAGCACCTCGTCGAGCACCGCCTCGCTGATCCGCGCCCCGCCCTGCTCGCTCGGCTCGGCCAGGTCGGCGGCGATCTCGAGCAGGTTGAGCGCCCGGCGAGCGTCGCCGTCGGCGGCGCGGGCGAGCAGATCGCGCACCTCATCGGGCACCTCGAGAGACTGGGCGCCGAGGCCCGCCTCGCTCACCAGCGCCCGGTCGATCACCCGGCGCAGCTCCGTCTGCTCGAGCGGCTTGAGCACATGGACCCTGGCGCGGGAGAGCAGCGCATTGTTGAGCTCGAACGACGGATTCTCGGTGGTCGCGCCGACGAAGATGAACACCCCCTCTTCGACCCAGGGCAGGAAGGCGTCCTGCTGGGCCTTGTTGAAGCGATGCACTTCATCGACGAAGAGCAGCGTGCGGGTACCGTTGGATGCGCGCATCTGCGCCTGCTCGGCCGCCGCGCGAATATCCTTGCCCCCGGCGGATACCGCCGAGAGGGTGGCGAAATGCGCCTTGGTGTGGGCGGCGATCAGCCGCGCCAGGGTGGTCTTGCCGACGCCCGGTGGCCCCCACAGGATCATCGAATAGAGCTGATCGCGCGCCAGTGCCTGGCGCAGCGGCTTACCGTCGCCGAGCAGGTGGGACTGGCCGACGTAGTCGTCCAGGGTAACGGGGCGCAGCCGCGCCGCCAGCGGCTGTCCTGGCGGCGCGGCTGCGGCGAACAGGTCGTCGCTCACATCGCTCTCCGTGGAATCATCGCCCGGGCCGGGCCCGGGCATGCTGGCTCACTGCTCGCGAATCACATCGGCGCCTTCGGGGATCTGGAAGGCGAAGCGCGAATCGTCGACGCTGCCGTTCTGCTCGATGCTGTCGAAGCCGATCTCGGTGCGCTGGCCGGTGGCGTCGACCAAATCGAGCCCGGTCAGCCGCTGGCCCTGGAAGGTCATCTCGAGCGACTCGAACAGGCTGTCGTTGCCGCGCGGCGAGAGCGAGAAGATTTCAGTATCACCCTGTGCACGCATGCTGACGCCGTAGTTCGAGGTCAGCTCGCCAGCACTGCCGGAGAGCAGCAGCGCCGGCGTGCTGGTGACCTTGGGATCGAGATCGCGCACGGTGACCTGCTCGAGGTCGGGGTCATACATGTAGACCTGGGCACCGTCGGAGACCACGGTCTGTGAATAGGGCGCATTGACTTCCCAGCGGAACTTGCCGGGGCGCGCCAGCCACATGTGTCCGCTGGCATCCTGCAGCGACTGCCCATCGTCACCCTGGACCCGCTGCTGGAAATCGGCGGAGTAGGTATGCAGCGGCTCGAGCAGTTCGGTCAAACGCGATGCCGGGTCCGTCTGGGCCAGCGCCGGGCTCGAGGCACAGAGCGCGACCCCTAGGCCAAGCAGCAGGCGAGCGGCGGGAATGCGGGTCTGAATCATGGCGTTTCCTTACCATCGTTTCGTTATGACGCCGCGCGACTCATTCGCGCGGCGGCGGCGATGCCAGCACTTCGCGAGCGCCGTTGGTGCCCATGCTCGACACCACGCCAGCCCGCTCCATCGCCTCGACCAGTCTAGAGGCACGGTTGTAGCCGATCTTGAAGTTACGCTGCACCGACGACACCGAGACGCGCTGGGTCTTGGTCACGAACGCCACGGCCTCGTCGTAGAGCGCATCCTGCTCGGCATCCGAATTTCCATCGCCTTCGGCCTCGAGCCCGGTCAGCGCCTCGGCGCTGACCTCGCCGGAGAGGATTTCCTCGACGTACTCGGGCTTGCCGCGCAGCTTCCAGTCCTCAACCACCCGATGCACCTCGTTGTCATCGACGAAGGCGCCGTGCACCCGGACGGGGGTACCCGCACCGACCGATAGGTAGAGCATGTCACCGTGGCCGAGCAGGCTCTCCGCACCGCCCTGGTCGAGGATGGTGCGCGAATCGATCTTGGAGGAGACCTGGAAGGCGATCCGCGAGGGGATGTTCGCCTTGATCAGGCCCGTGACCACGTCGACCGAGGGCCGCTGGGTCGCGAGCACCAAGTGGATGCCGGCGGCGCGTGCCTTCTGCGCCAGCCGGGCGATCAGCTCCTCGACCTTCTTGCCGACGATCATGAACATGTCGGCGAACTCATCGATCACCACCACGATGTAGGGCAGCTTCTCGAGCGTCGGATGCGGCTCGCCGGCCTGCCAGGGCTCCGGCTCCCACAGCGGATCGGCAACCTGGGCGCCGGCGGCGTGGGCCTCATCGAGCTTGTCGTTGAAGCCACCGATGTTGCGCACGCCCATCTTGGACATCAGTTTATAGCGACGCTCCATCTCGGCGACGCACCAGCGCAGCGAGTTGGCCGCCTCCTTCATGTCGGTGACCACCGGCGCGAGCAGATGGGGGATATCGTCGTAGACCGAGAGTTCGAGCATCTTCGGATCGATCAGGATCATCCGCACCTGCTCGGGGGTCGACTTGAGCAGCATCGAGATCAGCATCGCATTGACCCCGACCGACTTGCCCGAACCGGTGGTCCCGGCGACCAGCAAGTGAGGCATCCGTGCCAGGTCGGCGACCACCGGCTGGCCACTGATGCTTTGTCCCAGCGCAATGGTCACGGGCGATGCGGCGTCACGATAGGCCGAAGTGTCGAGCACCTGGCGCAGGCGGATCATCGCCCGGGTCGGGTTGGGGATCTCGATGCCGACCGTCGGACGGCCCTGGATCACCTCGATGACGCGCACGCTCTTGACCAACAGCGAACGGGCGAGATCCTTCGACAGGTTGCTGATCTTCGAGCTCTTCACCCCAGCGGCGGGGCGAATCTCGAACTGGGTGATCACGGGTCCCGGAGATATCTTGACCACTTCCGCCTTGACCCCGTACTCCTTGAGCCGCATCTCGAGCAGCTCGGCCATGTCGTCGAGCTCTTCCTGGGTATAGGAGGGCTGGCTGACCCCGGCTGGCGTCAGCAGCGCCGTCGAGGGCATCTCGCCCACCGGCTCGGCGAACTCGGTGGCGGGGCGCTGATTCTGCAGGTGCTCGACGGTCCACAGCCGCGGCGATACGGCATCCACCGGCTCGTCGTCGAGGGTGAACGGCGCATCAAACTCCTCGCCCGCATCGGTGGTCTCGAACAGCGCGCGGGGAGCATCGGTGTCGTCTTCATCGTCGAGGCGCGGCTCGCTACGCGACGCAGCAGCGCTATGCAGCTCAGGCTTGCGGTGCCGGTCGTCGTCATCGAAGGCGGCCTCGTCCAGCTCGTCGTCGAGCGCCGAGAAGCGCCCCAGCGACGGCGTCTCACCATCGTCCTCGGCCACCAGGCGCGCTCCGGCCGGCTCCTCCTCGATGAGCGGCGCTCGCCGTTCGGTCCGCGAGGCGCGCTCGGCATCCTCGCGCGCGACCAGCGGCGGTTCGAACACTGGCGCATCGGTGGATGCGGCGCTGCCGGCGACAGCGTGCCCACTCGCCGCGACACCGGCGGCGACGCCGAACGCCTCACCGGCGCCGATCCGGATGCGCGGCTTCGCGCTCGGCGCAGTGGCCGCTCCGGGGGCCAGCGTATCCTGCGCCGCGGCCGTCTGATGGCCGAACCCTTCGGGAATGCGCCGCCGGGTGACATCGGCGTAGGGCGGCGGCGGGTCAACCACCTCGGGCTCGAGTTCGGCCGCCGGTGGCGTGGGTACCAGCCGTTCGCCCGCCTCGGTCTCCTCTACTTCGACCGCGCTCGTAGCGCTCCAACGGCTATCGCGCAGCGCCTCATTCTCTTCGTCCTCCTCGAGCCGCAGCTCCGGTATGGCAGCAGCGGCCGGAGCTTCCGCGCGCAGTGGTGCGGCGTCTCGACTCCGATCGGATTCGCCATGGTGTGACGGCTCGTCATCGCGATGAGCGACCAGCGGAGCGAAGGTTTCGGGCTCCTGCGCCAGCTCGTCGGAAGTGCGCCGGGAGGGCGCCTGCTCGACGCGCTCCCAAGGAATGTCGTGGCCGCCGTCGCTGCGCTCATCGTAGATCTCGAAGCGCGGCGCGCGGCGCTCGCTGTCCTGGCCTGCGAGATCGTCATCGCCAAGGCTCGGTTCGCGCTCGGTGTCCGCCGTCTCGGCCTTCGCCTGGCTGGCCCTGCCCATGAACGGAAGCCCCAGCAGACGCTTCCAGCGCGAAGGGCGCGAGGCCTCATCGGCCTCGTAGGCGGGCTCGTCGCGATCATCGCGCCTGGCCTCGAGCGGTTCGTCCCGCTCGGGCGCCTGTTCGCGCAGATGGTAGGGATCATCTTCGGCGTGATAGGTATCGTAGGCGCTGGCCCGTGCCTCCAAGCGCTCGTGACGCAGTGCCCGCCGCGCGGCGATATCGTCACGCACCGAGCCGAGCCGCGCGCCGCACCAGCGCGACACCCGCAGGATCGCCTTGCCGAGCTCGTCCATGATGCCGAGCCAGGAAGTGTTGGAGAGCAGCGGGAAGCCGCCGAGCAGCAGCGCCAAGGCGACGAGGGTGGTGCCATGCACGCCGATCAGATCGATCAGCACGCTGGAGAGCCCCTCGCCTACGATCCCGCCGTTGTTGTAGGGCAGATCGCTTTCCGGCTGATAGAAGTGCACCGCACTGAGGATGCAGCTCCCCAGCAGCACCAGCATCAGCCCCCCCACCCTCACCGCCAAGGCAGTGGGATCCCAAGCAAAATGCGCGATTCGGGTACGGATCAGCCGCCAGCCGGCGAAACCGAAGATCGCCGGCCACCACAGCGCGCTGTTGCCGAGCAGCGAGAACAGCACATCGGCCATCCAGGCGCCGCCCCGGCCCATCCAGTTACCGATACTCGCTTCCGGACCGCTGCTCGACCAGCCGGGGTCGGAAGGCGCGTAGCTGAAGAAAGCCAGCAGTAAAAAGGCGCAGACGGCCAGCAACGCGACCGCCACGCCGTCCTTGGCGGCGCCTTGCAGCCGCGCGGTGAAACGCTGCGTGGCCTCACGCTGGCTGCGGGTCGAGGCACGGGCGCGGGCCTGCTGTTTCTTACGCGTGGTGACCGGTTTACGCTTACGGTTGGTGGTTGCCTGCGGTCGTTTGTTGCCACTCAATGTCGCCATCCCCTACGCGCCGGAAACCGGCGCTCTCCCGATCGGGGATCAGCTCGGCGACGCAGGGTCGCCGAGCTGATCCCGAGAAAATGAAACCAGGCGTCTTCCATGAACCCTGGGGCGCCATCTTCGTCCATCAGGCCATTAGATTCATGCCTCGCCGTCACTGGCGCAGCGAATGGAAGAATGATGGCACACCCTGAACGAATCGACCGGTGGCCACGATCCTTTGGATCGCAGCGGCTCGCGCCTGGAGGTCGACCCGCGCTCGGCCCATCATACCTAGGCGACCTCCGCCGTCACAGCTCTCTCTACCAGGGCGAGTGCAAACCCGTTGGGTCAAGGTGTATCGATCGTTTAGGCTGGTGAGTTCGATTGCACTAGCGTAACGAGATGTCACCCAGGAGGCTTTATCCATGAGACCACCATCCTATCCTTCACCTCGATCGCTCCCGACCGGGACATGCGACCAATGACGGATGCGCTGGTACCCGCCTGGCTCGGCGACGGGCCGGTGCGCTTCCCCGATGTCGAGCTTTCGCTGCGCGAACCCGATGGACTCCTCGCCGTGGGCGGCAGGCTGACCTCCGAATGGCTGCTCGCCGCCTACCAGCGCGGAATATTTCCCTGGTACAGCCCCGGTGAGCCGCTGCTGTGGTGGAGCCCCGATCCTCGCATGGTGCTCTACCCCGGGGAGTTCCGCCTGCGCAGGAGCCTGGCCAAACGCATTCGCAACGGCGGCTTCACCATCACCCTCGACCATGACTTCGAGGGAGTGATTCGCGCCTGCGCCACCTCGCGCAGCGAAGGCACCTGGATCAGCGCGGAGATGATCGGCGCCTATGAGCGTCTCTATCGCCTAGGCCACGCCCACTCGGTGGAAGTATGGCAGCACGGAGAGCTCATCGGCGGGCTCTACGGTGTCGCGCTTGGCCGGGTGTTCTTCGGTGAGTCGATGTTTTCGCGAGTCAGCGACGGCTCGAAGATGGCGCTGGCGCTGCTGGTCGAATTCCTGATCGAACGCGGATTCAGCCTGATCGATTGCCAGATGCACACCCCCCACCTGGAGCGTCTCGGCGCGCGTCTGATCCCTCGGCGAACGTTCAGCGAACATCTCACACGCGACTGCGCAACGATCGAAG is part of the Halotalea alkalilenta genome and encodes:
- a CDS encoding replication-associated recombination protein A is translated as MPGPGPGDDSTESDVSDDLFAAAAPPGQPLAARLRPVTLDDYVGQSHLLGDGKPLRQALARDQLYSMILWGPPGVGKTTLARLIAAHTKAHFATLSAVSAGGKDIRAAAEQAQMRASNGTRTLLFVDEVHRFNKAQQDAFLPWVEEGVFIFVGATTENPSFELNNALLSRARVHVLKPLEQTELRRVIDRALVSEAGLGAQSLEVPDEVRDLLARAADGDARRALNLLEIAADLAEPSEQGGARISEAVLDEVLGESTRRLDRGGDLFYDQISALHKSVRGSAPDAALYWFCRMLEGGMDPLYIARRVVRMASEEIGNADPRALTLALEGWQVQERLGSPEGELAVAQAILYIACAPKSNAAYKAYNAARAQVAATPGYGVPVHLRNAPTQLMKSLGHGREYRYAHDEPDAYAAGEVYFPPELEGTRYYEPVDRGLEAKIRQKLAWLAELDRDRG
- the lolA gene encoding outer membrane lipoprotein chaperone LolA, whose amino-acid sequence is MIQTRIPAARLLLGLGVALCASSPALAQTDPASRLTELLEPLHTYSADFQQRVQGDDGQSLQDASGHMWLARPGKFRWEVNAPYSQTVVSDGAQVYMYDPDLEQVTVRDLDPKVTSTPALLLSGSAGELTSNYGVSMRAQGDTEIFSLSPRGNDSLFESLEMTFQGQRLTGLDLVDATGQRTEIGFDSIEQNGSVDDSRFAFQIPEGADVIREQ
- a CDS encoding DNA translocase FtsK; the protein is MSGNKRPQATTNRKRKPVTTRKKQQARARASTRSQREATQRFTARLQGAAKDGVAVALLAVCAFLLLAFFSYAPSDPGWSSSGPEASIGNWMGRGGAWMADVLFSLLGNSALWWPAIFGFAGWRLIRTRIAHFAWDPTALAVRVGGLMLVLLGSCILSAVHFYQPESDLPYNNGGIVGEGLSSVLIDLIGVHGTTLVALALLLGGFPLLSNTSWLGIMDELGKAILRVSRWCGARLGSVRDDIAARRALRHERLEARASAYDTYHAEDDPYHLREQAPERDEPLEARRDDRDEPAYEADEASRPSRWKRLLGLPFMGRASQAKAETADTEREPSLGDDDLAGQDSERRAPRFEIYDERSDGGHDIPWERVEQAPSRRTSDELAQEPETFAPLVAHRDDEPSHHGESDRSRDAAPLRAEAPAAAAIPELRLEEDEENEALRDSRWSATSAVEVEETEAGERLVPTPPAAELEPEVVDPPPPYADVTRRRIPEGFGHQTAAAQDTLAPGAATAPSAKPRIRIGAGEAFGVAAGVAASGHAVAGSAASTDAPVFEPPLVAREDAERASRTERRAPLIEEEPAGARLVAEDDGETPSLGRFSALDDELDEAAFDDDDRHRKPELHSAAASRSEPRLDDEDDTDAPRALFETTDAGEEFDAPFTLDDEPVDAVSPRLWTVEHLQNQRPATEFAEPVGEMPSTALLTPAGVSQPSYTQEELDDMAELLEMRLKEYGVKAEVVKISPGPVITQFEIRPAAGVKSSKISNLSKDLARSLLVKSVRVIEVIQGRPTVGIEIPNPTRAMIRLRQVLDTSAYRDAASPVTIALGQSISGQPVVADLARMPHLLVAGTTGSGKSVGVNAMLISMLLKSTPEQVRMILIDPKMLELSVYDDIPHLLAPVVTDMKEAANSLRWCVAEMERRYKLMSKMGVRNIGGFNDKLDEAHAAGAQVADPLWEPEPWQAGEPHPTLEKLPYIVVVIDEFADMFMIVGKKVEELIARLAQKARAAGIHLVLATQRPSVDVVTGLIKANIPSRIAFQVSSKIDSRTILDQGGAESLLGHGDMLYLSVGAGTPVRVHGAFVDDNEVHRVVEDWKLRGKPEYVEEILSGEVSAEALTGLEAEGDGNSDAEQDALYDEAVAFVTKTQRVSVSSVQRNFKIGYNRASRLVEAMERAGVVSSMGTNGAREVLASPPPRE
- the aat gene encoding leucyl/phenylalanyl-tRNA--protein transferase; amino-acid sequence: MRPMTDALVPAWLGDGPVRFPDVELSLREPDGLLAVGGRLTSEWLLAAYQRGIFPWYSPGEPLLWWSPDPRMVLYPGEFRLRRSLAKRIRNGGFTITLDHDFEGVIRACATSRSEGTWISAEMIGAYERLYRLGHAHSVEVWQHGELIGGLYGVALGRVFFGESMFSRVSDGSKMALALLVEFLIERGFSLIDCQMHTPHLERLGARLIPRRTFSEHLTRDCATIEAGEPGSWRAILTP